The Amblyomma americanum isolate KBUSLIRL-KWMA chromosome 3, ASM5285725v1, whole genome shotgun sequence genome window below encodes:
- the LOC144123218 gene encoding uncharacterized protein LOC144123218, translating to MFMTRMCVQNLHRVLAVYVWGSTWERTSRTNLFRSVQNGGLGLVHLFLRQVVSRFIFLRDQKYPILRTVMQVRLQNFLPEFLVCTQGFHRRGVQGYLREVLGAFQILKVRFSMQYLSGVKRRRLYTDLSDLMLPVPIYRVLNDDGQGDDVLKRVKKMAVRPSVKTFFFHLHSGTLPVKSWLEEKGIYVPWGTNCLICRKPETVEHIFLDCWDAVFLWDILQRTLKKDLPITPYSIRFLPVDNEDGAPYDLFMLFVLHGVWKTRMGVHHADQNCVTR from the coding sequence ATGTTCATGACAAGAATGTGTGTTCAGAATCTGCACAGAGTGTTAGCTGTGTATGTGTGGGGATCAACATGGGAGCGCACGAGCCGGACAAACTTGTTTCGCTCAGTGCAGAATGGTGGTTTGGGTCTTGTACATTTGTTTTTAAGGCAAGTTGTATCGAGATTCATTTTCCTGCGAGACCAAAAGTATCCCATTTTGAGGACCGTGATGCAAGTGCGGCTGCAAAATTTTTTACCCGAATTTCTGGTTTGTACGCAAGGGTTTCATCGTCGAGGTGTGCAGGGGTATTTGCGTGAAGTGCTTGGAGCCTTTCAAATATTGAAAGTGCGATTCTCGATGCAGTACCTTAGTGGCGTAAAACGTAGGCGGCTCTATACGGACCTGTCCGATTTGATGTTACCAGTGCCAATTTATCGCGTACTGAATGATGATGGTCAGGGTGATGATGTTCTTAAAAGAGTGAAGAAGATGGCCGTGCGGCCATCGgtgaaaactttctttttccACTTACATAGTGGCACACTGCCCGTGAAGTCATGGTTGGAAGAGAAGGGGATATATGTCCCATGGGGCACAAACTGTTTAATATGCCGCAAGCCAGAAACTGTAGAACATATATTCTTGGACTGTTGGGATGCAGTTTTTCTTTGGGACATCCTGCAAAGGACGCTAAAGAAAGACCTTCCAATAACGCCGTATAGCATCCGTTTTTTGCCAGTTGATAACGAAGACGGTGCACCGTATGATTTGTTCATGCTGTTTGTACTGCACGGTGTATGGAAGACACGAATGGGTGTCCATCATGCAGATCAAAATTGTGTGACCCGCTAG